A region of Pleionea litopenaei DNA encodes the following proteins:
- the hisG gene encoding ATP phosphoribosyltransferase, protein MTLKLVLPKGRINTKVIQLMKDMGITLVGDDRNYRPRAYGFDLEVKLLKSQNIPSLVELGQHDIGFAGQDWIYERRCEVEVIKELGFDPVRIVACIPEEWDWQEVKQRKVIVASEYKRIATDYLDRNGFDYQLLRSYGATEVFPPEDADMIIDNTSTGTTIRANRLKIVDKVMDSSTQFIANPQVLKDPGKRQDIEDLLTVMQAVLNGRERVLLEMNCSNQAIEQIVNLLPAMRSPTVSRLYNEEGFAIKAAVPKKDIQGLLPALISAGATDILETPINKSI, encoded by the coding sequence ATGACTCTTAAACTGGTTTTACCCAAAGGTCGAATCAACACTAAAGTTATACAACTGATGAAAGACATGGGAATTACGTTAGTCGGCGACGACCGCAACTACCGCCCACGCGCCTATGGCTTCGATCTCGAAGTCAAATTGCTCAAAAGCCAAAACATTCCCTCTTTGGTCGAACTCGGCCAACACGACATCGGTTTTGCTGGCCAAGATTGGATTTATGAACGTCGCTGCGAGGTTGAGGTGATCAAAGAGCTTGGATTTGATCCAGTAAGAATCGTCGCGTGCATTCCCGAAGAGTGGGACTGGCAAGAAGTAAAACAGAGAAAGGTTATCGTTGCCTCTGAATACAAGCGCATTGCTACCGATTACTTAGACCGAAACGGGTTCGACTATCAGTTGCTTCGAAGTTACGGTGCGACTGAGGTATTTCCTCCAGAAGATGCCGATATGATCATCGATAACACCAGTACTGGAACAACAATTCGCGCAAATCGATTAAAAATCGTCGACAAGGTCATGGACAGTTCAACCCAATTCATTGCTAATCCGCAGGTACTAAAAGATCCTGGTAAGCGCCAAGACATAGAAGATTTACTCACGGTCATGCAGGCGGTATTGAATGGTCGTGAGCGCGTACTTCTAGAAATGAACTGCAGCAATCAAGCGATTGAACAAATCGTTAACTTACTGCCAGCGATGCGTTCGCCCACGGTTAGCCGCTTGTACAATGAAGAGGGTTTCGCCATTAAAGCAGCAGTACCGAAAAAAGATATCCAAGGTTTATTACCGGCTTTAATTTCCGCCGGCGCTACCGATATTTTAGAAACACCGATCAATAAATCGATTTAG
- the aroA gene encoding 3-phosphoshikimate 1-carboxyvinyltransferase, translating to MNREIIPADQLQAKVQLSGSKYLANRWVVLAALASQPVVLNNVVNNDDINTAIKGLNALGYRLVQQDGATIISLPREQKLDRGVEVYTAHSGTFSRFIAAVAALDAVPIHLFGSDKMNSRPMAGIFSALRDLGVAIESEDDTLPATITGPVKVLECSIDGSISSQYISALLLIAPKLADDFVLTITGDAVSTHYIDMTIDLMRQLGVKVDVTGKQYRVKGAQDYRGGEFTIAPDPVSSSYFMGAAAICGGEVILNHFDFASLQGEAKFYHCLQQMGCDIQRNGQQMIIRRDQQSLIGQTFDMGEMPDVVQTLASVACFAQGTTVMKNIAHLAFKESNRIVDTATELAKLGAKVEYGRDYLAVTGGELVGTRLKTYDDHRMAMSLALIGAKVPGVVIEDADVVSKSFPNYFDTLATVGIQSKIVP from the coding sequence ATGAATAGAGAAATTATCCCTGCTGACCAGTTACAGGCAAAGGTTCAATTATCAGGAAGTAAATATTTGGCAAATCGCTGGGTCGTATTAGCGGCACTAGCCTCGCAGCCTGTCGTTCTCAATAATGTTGTCAATAATGATGACATTAACACCGCGATAAAAGGGTTAAATGCTCTTGGCTACCGATTAGTACAGCAAGACGGGGCCACCATAATTAGTCTGCCTCGAGAGCAAAAATTGGATCGAGGAGTTGAGGTATATACGGCACACAGTGGTACTTTCTCTCGATTTATTGCGGCTGTCGCCGCGTTAGACGCTGTCCCCATTCATTTATTCGGCAGCGACAAAATGAACTCTCGCCCAATGGCGGGGATTTTTTCTGCGCTCCGTGATCTTGGCGTCGCGATTGAATCAGAAGATGATACTTTACCAGCGACCATTACCGGGCCAGTTAAAGTATTAGAATGCTCAATCGATGGCTCGATCAGCAGTCAGTACATTAGCGCATTACTGCTCATTGCACCGAAGTTAGCCGACGATTTCGTACTCACCATTACTGGCGACGCTGTTTCGACTCATTACATTGATATGACCATCGATTTAATGCGCCAGCTCGGTGTGAAAGTTGACGTAACGGGAAAACAATATCGAGTGAAGGGTGCTCAAGACTATCGTGGTGGGGAGTTTACGATTGCTCCGGATCCGGTGAGCAGTTCTTATTTTATGGGCGCTGCTGCCATTTGTGGCGGCGAAGTGATACTCAATCATTTTGATTTTGCATCGTTGCAAGGTGAAGCAAAGTTTTATCATTGTCTTCAGCAAATGGGTTGTGATATTCAGCGAAACGGCCAACAAATGATTATTCGTCGCGATCAGCAATCTCTGATCGGCCAAACCTTTGATATGGGTGAAATGCCTGATGTTGTACAAACCTTGGCAAGTGTGGCTTGTTTTGCTCAAGGCACAACCGTGATGAAAAACATTGCGCACCTTGCATTTAAAGAATCTAATCGCATTGTTGATACGGCGACGGAGTTAGCCAAGCTGGGGGCTAAAGTCGAGTATGGTCGTGATTATTTAGCCGTAACCGGTGGTGAGCTTGTTGGTACTCGATTAAAGACTTATGATGACCATCGCATGGCAATGAGTTTAGCGTTAATCGGAGCCAAAGTTCCTGGAGTAGTGATCGAAGACGCTGATGTTGTGTCCAAGTCATTCCCTAACTATTTTGATACTTTAGCGACGGTTGGCATTCAGTCTAAAATCGTTCCATAG
- the aroC gene encoding chorismate synthase, with the protein MAGDSIGQLFRFTNWGESHGKAIGGVLEGCPAGISLSEDDLQPALDRRRPGQSKIVTQRKEADAVEILSGLYEGKTTGTPISLMIRNQDQRSKDYSEMAQLYRPSHADFTYQQKYGIRDVAGGGRSSARVTAPTVAAGAIAEKILQQFCGVSIVAYVKSVAEIEYSNFDPLVTREQVEQSVVRCPELSIAEKMIQKIEATRKQGDSIGGVIECVIQSVPVGLGEPIFDKLEADLAKAMLSINASKGFEIGSGFAGTRLSGSEHNDPFINSNGTIATRSNYSGGIQGGISNGMPIVFRVAFKPTATIIQDQQTVNLEGEAVTFKAKGRHDPCVLPRAVPIVEAMAALTLCDHWLRYRGYQNLTSE; encoded by the coding sequence ATGGCTGGCGATAGCATCGGACAATTGTTTCGTTTTACCAATTGGGGAGAGTCACACGGTAAAGCGATCGGTGGGGTTTTAGAAGGTTGTCCTGCCGGTATTTCGTTGAGTGAGGATGATCTGCAACCGGCATTGGATCGTCGTCGTCCCGGTCAAAGTAAAATCGTGACGCAGCGTAAAGAAGCTGATGCGGTAGAAATATTATCTGGACTGTATGAAGGAAAAACAACGGGTACGCCAATCTCATTAATGATTCGTAATCAAGATCAACGCAGTAAAGATTATTCTGAAATGGCGCAGCTTTATCGTCCATCGCATGCAGATTTCACGTATCAACAAAAATACGGCATTCGAGATGTCGCGGGTGGAGGGCGTAGTTCAGCGCGAGTGACGGCACCAACGGTCGCCGCTGGAGCGATCGCTGAAAAAATATTACAGCAGTTTTGCGGTGTTTCGATCGTCGCCTATGTTAAGTCTGTGGCTGAAATCGAGTATTCGAACTTTGATCCTCTGGTGACACGGGAGCAGGTCGAGCAATCTGTGGTGCGTTGTCCCGAACTCTCTATTGCCGAAAAAATGATCCAAAAAATTGAAGCCACACGAAAGCAGGGCGATTCGATAGGCGGTGTCATTGAGTGCGTTATTCAATCGGTTCCCGTTGGGCTTGGTGAGCCCATCTTCGATAAATTAGAGGCTGACTTAGCCAAAGCGATGCTGAGCATTAATGCAAGCAAAGGCTTTGAAATTGGCAGCGGTTTTGCAGGTACTCGGTTATCAGGATCAGAACATAATGATCCCTTCATTAATTCAAACGGAACCATTGCAACACGTTCAAATTACTCTGGTGGTATTCAGGGAGGAATAAGTAATGGAATGCCGATAGTTTTTAGAGTTGCCTTTAAACCAACCGCAACAATCATTCAAGACCAGCAAACGGTTAATCTGGAGGGTGAAGCGGTGACCTTTAAAGCGAAAGGGCGTCATGATCCTTGCGTGTTACCGCGAGCGGTCCCCATCGTTGAAGCAATGGCCGCGCTAACGCTTTGTGATCATTGGCTCCGATATCGCGGGTATCAAAACTTAACCTCAGAATAG
- a CDS encoding DUF2069 domain-containing protein, translating into MNTTVSQNLMLPKSIYGRVTQLSYFALLALLIVWSSFLFPATTVPIYWKILAWCLPLLFALPGVLKGKLYTFAWLQFINMLYFCHGVWYLPSQDAQRWLGIIELIFVFINFSCAILAIRQQKKKT; encoded by the coding sequence ATGAACACCACTGTCAGTCAAAATTTGATGCTTCCGAAAAGTATTTACGGCCGAGTGACTCAACTTAGCTACTTTGCTCTACTCGCTTTACTTATCGTATGGTCTAGCTTTTTATTTCCGGCCACCACCGTACCGATTTATTGGAAGATACTCGCTTGGTGCTTACCACTATTATTCGCTTTACCGGGTGTACTTAAAGGAAAGCTATATACCTTTGCTTGGTTACAGTTCATCAACATGCTGTATTTTTGCCATGGGGTTTGGTATCTGCCAAGCCAAGATGCACAACGATGGTTAGGAATCATTGAGCTAATATTCGTATTTATCAACTTTAGTTGTGCCATTTTGGCCATTCGCCAACAAAAGAAAAAAACTTAA
- the wrbA gene encoding NAD(P)H:quinone oxidoreductase — MTKLLVLYYSAGGATQAMARQIARGAESLDVEVLLRTVPRVSATTEAIEPNVPNEGDPYVTLDDLAQCDALALGSPTRFGNMAAPLKSFLEQTSEQWMTGKLAGKPASVFTSASSLHGGQESTLLSMMLPLFHHGMLLVGLPYSETDLMHTRTGGTPYGVSHFAGNENSKTLSEEEKRLCQAQGKRLATIAMRLKSI, encoded by the coding sequence ATGACAAAACTGTTGGTACTTTATTATTCAGCTGGAGGAGCCACTCAAGCCATGGCTCGTCAGATTGCACGCGGCGCTGAGAGCCTTGATGTTGAAGTATTATTACGCACGGTACCGCGTGTGTCAGCGACGACCGAAGCGATTGAGCCCAATGTTCCGAACGAAGGTGATCCCTATGTCACTCTCGATGATTTAGCGCAATGTGATGCACTGGCACTCGGTAGCCCTACCCGATTTGGCAACATGGCAGCTCCTCTTAAATCTTTCTTGGAGCAAACCAGCGAGCAATGGATGACCGGAAAGCTTGCAGGAAAACCCGCCAGTGTTTTTACATCGGCCAGCAGTCTTCATGGTGGACAAGAGTCAACGCTTCTATCAATGATGTTACCGCTTTTTCATCATGGAATGCTGCTCGTTGGCTTACCTTACTCAGAGACTGACTTGATGCATACTCGCACCGGCGGCACCCCCTACGGCGTTAGTCACTTTGCAGGTAATGAGAACTCGAAAACATTAAGTGAAGAAGAAAAACGTCTTTGTCAGGCACAAGGTAAGCGTTTAGCGACGATTGCCATGCGCTTAAAAAGCATCTAG
- the arsC gene encoding arsenate reductase (glutaredoxin) (This arsenate reductase requires both glutathione and glutaredoxin to convert arsenate to arsenite, after which the efflux transporter formed by ArsA and ArsB can extrude the arsenite from the cell, providing resistance.), giving the protein MSEFTIYHNPRCSKSRQTLALLQEKGIEPTIVEYLKNPPSVNKLKTIIKLLGVTPRDILRTKEAEYKDAGLDDKSLNQEALLKLMIANPKVIERPIVVTKTKAVIGRPPENVLDLI; this is encoded by the coding sequence ATGTCAGAGTTTACCATTTATCACAACCCGCGCTGTTCAAAATCTCGCCAAACCCTCGCTTTATTGCAAGAAAAAGGCATTGAACCCACCATTGTTGAATATCTAAAAAATCCACCTTCGGTGAATAAACTTAAAACCATTATCAAGCTACTCGGTGTTACGCCTCGTGATATTTTGCGCACCAAAGAAGCGGAGTACAAAGACGCAGGATTAGATGATAAGAGTTTGAACCAAGAGGCTTTGTTAAAGCTTATGATCGCGAATCCAAAAGTCATTGAACGCCCCATTGTTGTAACGAAAACCAAAGCGGTTATTGGTCGTCCTCCTGAAAATGTTTTAGACCTCATTTAA
- a CDS encoding YihY family inner membrane protein, with product MEEKLVWLKQFVLFTVERFSKDRCPSIAAELTVTSLLSLVPLMTVIVALLSLFPQFQSMESEVQGFIFRNLMPESSEAIQTYVNQYVKNTQGLTSVGTVVLVLTSLMLMRTIDKSFNHIWQVKTKAAPVRVFLVYWAVLTMGPLLLAFSLGVSSYFASLPLVSDVVHQQANLINRIIPMAMAFIAFTVMFIAVPNRSVKIKHALVAALITSLLFELAKYGFGVFVKQFSTYQLIFGALAAVPLFLIWMQLSWMILLIGAEICHALGVFQAENNRQISQPFVVAARVLKLLVIAQRSRQAVRLEDLQDQLPQVRLDTLSQVLGTLINAKLVLVMDNEIYSLSGDSSSYQLADILNSGITDIPDQMALQELSEDDAELAEAIKQGRQALLAKLSDPLVNAPNQG from the coding sequence ATGGAAGAAAAGCTTGTCTGGCTAAAACAGTTTGTCTTATTTACGGTAGAGCGATTCAGTAAAGATCGCTGTCCATCAATTGCCGCGGAGCTAACGGTTACCAGCTTACTGTCGCTCGTCCCATTAATGACGGTGATTGTTGCACTCTTGTCATTATTTCCTCAATTTCAAAGTATGGAATCAGAAGTACAAGGGTTTATCTTTCGTAATTTAATGCCCGAATCTAGCGAAGCTATTCAAACCTACGTTAATCAGTATGTAAAAAATACGCAGGGTTTAACTTCTGTTGGAACAGTCGTTTTGGTGCTTACGTCATTAATGCTGATGCGAACGATCGACAAGTCTTTTAATCATATCTGGCAGGTGAAAACGAAAGCGGCACCGGTTCGAGTGTTTTTGGTTTATTGGGCCGTACTTACCATGGGACCTTTACTGCTCGCGTTTAGCTTGGGGGTGAGTTCTTATTTTGCCTCGTTGCCTTTAGTTTCTGATGTGGTTCATCAACAAGCCAATTTAATTAATCGAATTATACCAATGGCCATGGCGTTTATTGCATTCACTGTGATGTTTATCGCTGTGCCTAATCGTTCAGTAAAGATTAAACATGCACTGGTCGCAGCGCTTATCACATCTCTATTATTCGAACTTGCAAAGTATGGATTTGGAGTTTTTGTTAAACAATTTTCTACCTATCAATTGATTTTTGGCGCATTAGCGGCGGTTCCTTTGTTTCTTATTTGGATGCAATTGTCTTGGATGATTCTTTTGATCGGCGCTGAAATTTGTCATGCTTTAGGTGTTTTTCAAGCGGAAAATAATCGTCAAATTAGTCAGCCTTTTGTGGTGGCAGCTCGCGTTTTGAAGCTGTTAGTGATTGCGCAAAGATCAAGGCAAGCGGTTCGCCTAGAAGATTTACAAGATCAGTTGCCGCAAGTCAGATTAGATACTCTATCGCAAGTGCTTGGAACATTGATCAATGCCAAGTTGGTTTTGGTAATGGATAATGAAATATATTCTTTATCGGGTGACAGTAGCAGCTATCAGTTGGCTGACATCTTAAACTCTGGCATTACCGACATTCCTGACCAAATGGCTTTGCAAGAACTATCGGAAGATGATGCAGAGCTGGCTGAGGCGATTAAGCAAGGGCGACAGGCTCTGCTGGCCAAGCTTAGTGATCCCCTGGTAAACGCACCGAATCAAGGTTGA
- a CDS encoding TlpA family protein disulfide reductase, translated as MLLSNKYRTNTGLLLILLSFFSLKGCEQYDYNSQFYLLSGEQKALSDYRGEWLLINFWAEWCRPCLEEIPDLNQLHQKKDALNLSVLAVSYEPEANERLLSAKQRFNMEYPMMATDPEPRVPFTRPNKLPAFYLVTPQGEITGPFYGKESLQEVEQRIQATE; from the coding sequence GTGCTGCTAAGTAATAAATATAGAACAAATACCGGCTTGTTACTGATTTTGCTAAGCTTTTTTTCATTAAAAGGATGCGAGCAATACGACTACAACTCACAATTCTATTTATTATCCGGTGAACAAAAAGCGCTCTCCGATTATCGGGGAGAGTGGTTGTTGATTAATTTTTGGGCAGAATGGTGTCGGCCGTGTCTAGAAGAGATTCCTGATCTTAACCAATTGCATCAGAAAAAGGACGCGCTGAATTTATCGGTGTTAGCCGTGAGTTATGAGCCCGAGGCCAATGAGCGCCTGCTATCGGCAAAACAACGTTTTAATATGGAATACCCGATGATGGCGACCGATCCTGAGCCAAGGGTGCCCTTTACCCGTCCAAACAAACTTCCCGCATTCTATTTGGTCACTCCGCAAGGTGAAATTACCGGACCATTCTACGGAAAAGAGAGTCTGCAAGAGGTTGAGCAACGAATTCAAGCGACAGAATAG